One Patescibacteria group bacterium DNA segment encodes these proteins:
- a CDS encoding glycosyltransferase family 39 protein, whose product MKKIHSHQIILLILGIFFLLVYSCVSFFTPERFNSPDEAANFYWSERVAFGNRLASLVLENRETGNAVHLRSDNVNNTGEVVPGGFLGLPLVYGFLGKVFTPTAIKFFTSIFAVAAVWCFYGLVKKIFSSSRVAIISSILLFVNPVWWYYASRGLLPNVLFVSLLLISAWLVFCCSKNIYWRYVLGGLFFGLALAARTAEIFWLATIILALAVVYRKQINGLAMILFLVFTAAPLLVVLFINKDIYGGYFVTGYSSLAAPVDTTAFITGNSISVLPFGFHPRTALINWWNYQVQMLWWYFIPMIVGLVFSVRDLVRQYDVKKWFYLIIFVVLSDWLTVYYGSWAIKDNISGHYTIGTSYLRYWLPIVVFAVPFVAYAINYLLDWLKQKWSKILVGILFFGIIVSLSAQLVLTSEEGLISVVQNINQYQKTNLAAQQQFSSRDKVLIVSDRSDKVFWPEFKVVKFMGDFGVFERLSSVVSSNDVYYYSHNNLTAENLQYLNDNIKQLGLVLERQGTLNGGDELYKLKVSAQGGSLPTGQAGASGGIKL is encoded by the coding sequence ATGAAAAAAATCCACAGTCACCAAATAATTTTGCTAATTTTGGGCATATTTTTTTTGCTGGTGTATAGCTGTGTTTCATTTTTTACGCCGGAGCGTTTTAATTCGCCCGATGAAGCGGCTAATTTTTACTGGTCAGAGAGAGTCGCCTTCGGCAATCGTTTGGCAAGTTTGGTTTTAGAGAATAGGGAGACCGGTAATGCAGTGCATTTACGTAGCGACAATGTTAATAATACAGGAGAGGTTGTTCCCGGTGGTTTTTTGGGTTTGCCGCTAGTTTATGGTTTTTTGGGCAAAGTATTCACACCAACGGCAATAAAATTTTTTACTTCAATATTTGCCGTAGCAGCCGTTTGGTGTTTTTATGGTTTAGTGAAAAAAATATTTAGCAGTAGTCGTGTCGCGATAATTTCCAGCATTTTACTATTTGTAAATCCGGTTTGGTGGTATTACGCTAGCCGAGGGTTATTGCCGAACGTTTTGTTTGTTAGTTTATTATTGATTAGTGCTTGGTTGGTTTTTTGTTGCAGTAAAAATATTTATTGGCGTTACGTTTTGGGCGGATTATTCTTTGGATTGGCGCTGGCTGCTAGAACGGCCGAAATTTTTTGGTTGGCAACAATTATCTTGGCACTTGCTGTCGTTTATCGTAAGCAGATAAATGGGCTAGCTATGATTTTATTTTTAGTTTTTACCGCCGCGCCGCTTTTGGTAGTTTTGTTTATTAATAAAGATATCTATGGCGGGTATTTTGTTACCGGGTATTCCTCTCTTGCTGCTCCCGTGGACACTACTGCTTTTATTACCGGAAACAGTATTAGTGTTTTACCATTTGGTTTTCATCCACGAACCGCTCTGATCAATTGGTGGAACTATCAAGTGCAAATGCTCTGGTGGTATTTTATTCCCATGATAGTTGGTTTGGTTTTTTCGGTACGTGATTTAGTCCGTCAGTATGATGTTAAAAAATGGTTTTATCTGATTATTTTTGTTGTTCTAAGCGATTGGTTGACTGTTTATTATGGCAGCTGGGCAATAAAAGACAATATTTCCGGGCATTATACTATTGGTACTTCTTATTTGCGTTACTGGTTACCGATTGTTGTTTTTGCCGTGCCGTTTGTTGCTTATGCTATCAATTATTTACTAGATTGGTTAAAACAAAAGTGGTCGAAAATTTTAGTCGGGATATTATTTTTTGGAATCATAGTTTCTTTGTCAGCTCAACTTGTTTTAACTTCAGAAGAAGGCCTGATATCGGTAGTGCAAAATATTAATCAGTATCAGAAAACAAATTTGGCAGCGCAGCAGCAATTTTCGTCCAGAGACAAGGTTTTAATTGTCAGCGATCGCAGCGACAAGGTTTTTTGGCCGGAGTTTAAAGTAGTGAAATTTATGGGCGATTTTGGTGTTTTCGAGCGTCTTAGCAGCGTCGTTAGTTCTAATGACGTTTATTACTATTCGCACAACAACTTAACGGCAGAAAATCTGCAGTATTTAAATGATAATATTAAGCAATTGGGCTTAGTGCTCGAAAGGCAAGGGACGCTAAATGGTGGGGATGAGCTGTATAAGCTGAAAGTTTCCGCCCAAGGCGGATCCCTGCCTACTGGACAGGCAGGCGCCTCTGGCGGAATAAAGTTATAA